Proteins from a genomic interval of Phyllopteryx taeniolatus isolate TA_2022b chromosome 3, UOR_Ptae_1.2, whole genome shotgun sequence:
- the rufy3 gene encoding protein RUFY3 isoform X1 has product MADRDLPTAGLPSRSPSSYGDRGSSDANGHRHRDDSPDETLSPTSVIYFKEALSSVNVRFGKAGGSSTSPTPSPHKYDFHIERVDSKRKREQAHRLIFAESSPSPPPAAVMSDLTPQSETPTPTTDKITQAARETIYLCNFRVSVDGEWLCLRELNDISLTPDPEPAHEDPKDPITIERLNLMNMAKLSIKGLIESALNLGRTLDSDYAPLQQFFVVMEHCLKHGLKTKKTFLGQNKSFWGALELVEKLTPEAGEITASVKDLPGLKTPLGRGRAWLRLALMQKKLSDYMKTIINRKDLLSEFYEPNALMMEEEGAVIAGLLVGLNVIDANLCMKGEDLDSQVGVIDFSMYLKDGGHSSKSAEGDGQITAILDQKNYVEELNRHLSASVNNLQAKVDALEKSNTKLTEELAVANNRIITLQEDVERVKEESSYQMESNRKALRSDSVAADGPALGETRKQLKEETLLRLDVEKELEVQIGMKQEMELSMKMLEKDVCEKQDALVELRQQLDDLRVMNQQLSHKSQSADASSKQKTDAMARLEDKISQMSGTVKQMESRYKQAEREKEAALEANRLFKREFGDKIESLEVELEQLRKHRSNLEVELRREREHHLATTQTEDLPQPHSGSAAMMKDGQVTPEEKSSPNSSLSLCPSDDEEDDSFVDISGASVCSMCEQEDSLLRTKRQCKNCSGVFCEGCVSNELPLPSSILPEVVCTACYTLLLQQYASTSPA; this is encoded by the exons ATGGCCGACAGGGATTTACCCACGGCGGGGCTTCCCTCGCGGTCCCCCTCCTCCTATGGGGACCGCGGTTCTTCGGATGCGAACGGACACCGCCACCGCGACGACAGCCCGGACGAGACCCTCTCGCCCACCTCGGTGATTTACTTCAAGGAGGCGTTGAGCTCAGTCAACGTGAGGTTCGGGAAGGCTGGCGGCTCCTCCACGTCCCCCACTCCGTCGCCGCACAAGTATGACTTCCACATCGAGAGGGTCGACTCGAAGCGGAAAA GGGAGCAAGCACACCGCCTGATTTTTGCCGAGtcatcaccatcaccaccaccggCTGCCGTCATGTCGGATCTGACGCCCCAGAGCGAGACGCCGACGCCCACCACCGACAAGATCACACAGGCCGCCCGGGAGACCATCTATCTGTGCAACTTCCGCGTGTCGGTGGACGGCGAGTGGCTGTGCTTACGAGAGCTCAACGACATCTCCCTCACGCCGGACCCCGAGCCGGCCCATGAAG ATCCCAAGGACCCCATCACCATCGAGAGGCTCAACCTGATGAACATGGCCAAGCTGAGCATCAAAGGTCTGATCGAGTCGGCGCTTAACCTGGGACGCACGCTGGACTCGGACTACGCCCCCCTGCAGCAGTTTTTCGTGGTCATGGAGCACTGCCTCAAGCACGGCTTGAAAA CCAAAAAGACCTTCCTGGGCCAGAACAAGTCGTTCTGGGGGGCCTTAGAGCTGGTGGAGAAGCTGACGCCCGAGGCCGGCGAGATAACTGCCAGCGTCAAAGACCTGCCTGGCCTCAA GACGCCTTTGGGAAGAGGCCGCGCTTGGTTACGACTCGCGTTGATGCAGAAGAAGCTGTCCGACTACATGAAGACCATAATCAACAGGAAGGACCTACTCAG tGAATTCTACGAGCCCAACGCTCTGAtgatggaggaggagggagcCGTCATCGCCGGACTGCTCGTTGGGCTCAATGTCATCGACGCCAACCTGTGCATGAAAGGAGAAGACCTGGACTCGCAG GTTGGTGTGATAGATTTCTCAATGTACCTAAAAGATGGCGGCCACAGTAGCAAAAGTGCAGAAGG TGACGGTCAGATCACCGCCATACTCGATCAGAAGAATTATGTGGAGGAGCTCAACAGACATTTGAG cgCCTCAGTAAATAACCTCCAGGCCAAAGTGGACGCGCTGGAGAAGTCCAACACAAAGCTCACAGAAGAG CTGGCAGTGGCCAACAACAGGATCATCACGCTACAGGAAGACGTGGAGCGGGTGAAAGAGGAAAGCTCGTATCAGATGGAGTCCAACAGGAAG GCTTTGAGAAGTGACTCAGTGGCAGCAGACGGGCCAGCGCTAGGTGAAACACGCAAGCAGCTCAAGGAGGAGACACTCCTTCGACTG GACGTGGAGAAGGAGCTGGAGGTGCAGATCGGCATGAAGCAGGAGATGGAGCTGTCCATGAAGATGCTGGAGAAGGACGTGTGCGAGAAGCAGGACGCGCTGGTCGAACTCCGACAGCAACTGGACGACCTGCGTGTCATGAACCAGCAGCTCAGCCACAAGTCGCAG AGCGCCGACGCCAGCTCTAAGCAGAAGACCGACGCCATGGCTCGTCTGGAGGACAAAATTAGCCAGATGTCAGGCACCGTCAAACAGATGGAGAGCAG atataagcAGGCTGAGCGGGAAAAGGAGGCAGCACTGGAGGCCAACCGCCTCTTCAAGCGTGAGTTTGGGGACAAGATCGAGAGTCTGGAGGTGGAGCTGGAGCAGCTCCGGAAACACAG GTCCAACCTGGAGGTGGAGCTTAGGAGGGAGCGAGAGCACCACCTAGCCACCACACAGACCGAGGACCTCCCTCAA CCTCACTCAGGATCTGCAGCAATGATGAAGGATGGCCAAGTGACACCAGAGGAAAAAAGCAGCCCAAACTCCAGCTT GTCCCTCTGCCCATCTGATGATGAAGAG GATGATTCTTTTGTGGACATTAGTGGAGCTTCCGTGTGCAGCATGTGCGAGCAGGAAGACTCCCTCCTCAGAACAAAG agACAGTGCAAGAACTGCAGCGGCGTGTTCTGCGAGGGCTGCGTGTCCAATGAGCTGCCGCTACCGTCATCCATCTTGCCCGAGGTGGTGTGCACCGCCTGCTACACACTCTTACTTCAGCAGTACGCTTCCACATCGCCAGCATAA
- the rufy3 gene encoding protein RUFY3 isoform X2, with product MADRDLPTAGLPSRSPSSYGDRGSSDANGHRHRDDSPDETLSPTSVIYFKEALSSVNVRFGKAGGSSTSPTPSPHKYDFHIERVDSKRKREQAHRLIFAESSPSPPPAAVMSDLTPQSETPTPTTDKITQAARETIYLCNFRVSVDGEWLCLRELNDISLTPDPEPAHEDPKDPITIERLNLMNMAKLSIKGLIESALNLGRTLDSDYAPLQQFFVVMEHCLKHGLKTKKTFLGQNKSFWGALELVEKLTPEAGEITASVKDLPGLKTPLGRGRAWLRLALMQKKLSDYMKTIINRKDLLSEFYEPNALMMEEEGAVIAGLLVGLNVIDANLCMKGEDLDSQVGVIDFSMYLKDGGHSSKSAEGDGQITAILDQKNYVEELNRHLSASVNNLQAKVDALEKSNTKLTEELAVANNRIITLQEDVERVKEESSYQMESNRKALRSDSVAADGPALGETRKQLKEETLLRLDVEKELEVQIGMKQEMELSMKMLEKDVCEKQDALVELRQQLDDLRVMNQQLSHKSQSADASSKQKTDAMARLEDKISQMSGTVKQMESRSNLEVELRREREHHLATTQTEDLPQPHSGSAAMMKDGQVTPEEKSSPNSSLSLCPSDDEEDDSFVDISGASVCSMCEQEDSLLRTKRQCKNCSGVFCEGCVSNELPLPSSILPEVVCTACYTLLLQQYASTSPA from the exons ATGGCCGACAGGGATTTACCCACGGCGGGGCTTCCCTCGCGGTCCCCCTCCTCCTATGGGGACCGCGGTTCTTCGGATGCGAACGGACACCGCCACCGCGACGACAGCCCGGACGAGACCCTCTCGCCCACCTCGGTGATTTACTTCAAGGAGGCGTTGAGCTCAGTCAACGTGAGGTTCGGGAAGGCTGGCGGCTCCTCCACGTCCCCCACTCCGTCGCCGCACAAGTATGACTTCCACATCGAGAGGGTCGACTCGAAGCGGAAAA GGGAGCAAGCACACCGCCTGATTTTTGCCGAGtcatcaccatcaccaccaccggCTGCCGTCATGTCGGATCTGACGCCCCAGAGCGAGACGCCGACGCCCACCACCGACAAGATCACACAGGCCGCCCGGGAGACCATCTATCTGTGCAACTTCCGCGTGTCGGTGGACGGCGAGTGGCTGTGCTTACGAGAGCTCAACGACATCTCCCTCACGCCGGACCCCGAGCCGGCCCATGAAG ATCCCAAGGACCCCATCACCATCGAGAGGCTCAACCTGATGAACATGGCCAAGCTGAGCATCAAAGGTCTGATCGAGTCGGCGCTTAACCTGGGACGCACGCTGGACTCGGACTACGCCCCCCTGCAGCAGTTTTTCGTGGTCATGGAGCACTGCCTCAAGCACGGCTTGAAAA CCAAAAAGACCTTCCTGGGCCAGAACAAGTCGTTCTGGGGGGCCTTAGAGCTGGTGGAGAAGCTGACGCCCGAGGCCGGCGAGATAACTGCCAGCGTCAAAGACCTGCCTGGCCTCAA GACGCCTTTGGGAAGAGGCCGCGCTTGGTTACGACTCGCGTTGATGCAGAAGAAGCTGTCCGACTACATGAAGACCATAATCAACAGGAAGGACCTACTCAG tGAATTCTACGAGCCCAACGCTCTGAtgatggaggaggagggagcCGTCATCGCCGGACTGCTCGTTGGGCTCAATGTCATCGACGCCAACCTGTGCATGAAAGGAGAAGACCTGGACTCGCAG GTTGGTGTGATAGATTTCTCAATGTACCTAAAAGATGGCGGCCACAGTAGCAAAAGTGCAGAAGG TGACGGTCAGATCACCGCCATACTCGATCAGAAGAATTATGTGGAGGAGCTCAACAGACATTTGAG cgCCTCAGTAAATAACCTCCAGGCCAAAGTGGACGCGCTGGAGAAGTCCAACACAAAGCTCACAGAAGAG CTGGCAGTGGCCAACAACAGGATCATCACGCTACAGGAAGACGTGGAGCGGGTGAAAGAGGAAAGCTCGTATCAGATGGAGTCCAACAGGAAG GCTTTGAGAAGTGACTCAGTGGCAGCAGACGGGCCAGCGCTAGGTGAAACACGCAAGCAGCTCAAGGAGGAGACACTCCTTCGACTG GACGTGGAGAAGGAGCTGGAGGTGCAGATCGGCATGAAGCAGGAGATGGAGCTGTCCATGAAGATGCTGGAGAAGGACGTGTGCGAGAAGCAGGACGCGCTGGTCGAACTCCGACAGCAACTGGACGACCTGCGTGTCATGAACCAGCAGCTCAGCCACAAGTCGCAG AGCGCCGACGCCAGCTCTAAGCAGAAGACCGACGCCATGGCTCGTCTGGAGGACAAAATTAGCCAGATGTCAGGCACCGTCAAACAGATGGAGAGCAG GTCCAACCTGGAGGTGGAGCTTAGGAGGGAGCGAGAGCACCACCTAGCCACCACACAGACCGAGGACCTCCCTCAA CCTCACTCAGGATCTGCAGCAATGATGAAGGATGGCCAAGTGACACCAGAGGAAAAAAGCAGCCCAAACTCCAGCTT GTCCCTCTGCCCATCTGATGATGAAGAG GATGATTCTTTTGTGGACATTAGTGGAGCTTCCGTGTGCAGCATGTGCGAGCAGGAAGACTCCCTCCTCAGAACAAAG agACAGTGCAAGAACTGCAGCGGCGTGTTCTGCGAGGGCTGCGTGTCCAATGAGCTGCCGCTACCGTCATCCATCTTGCCCGAGGTGGTGTGCACCGCCTGCTACACACTCTTACTTCAGCAGTACGCTTCCACATCGCCAGCATAA
- the rufy3 gene encoding protein RUFY3 isoform X3 — MADRDLPTAGLPSRSPSSYGDRGSSDANGHRHRDDSPDETLSPTSVIYFKEALSSVNVRFGKAGGSSTSPTPSPHKYDFHIERVDSKRKNPKDPITIERLNLMNMAKLSIKGLIESALNLGRTLDSDYAPLQQFFVVMEHCLKHGLKTKKTFLGQNKSFWGALELVEKLTPEAGEITASVKDLPGLKTPLGRGRAWLRLALMQKKLSDYMKTIINRKDLLSEFYEPNALMMEEEGAVIAGLLVGLNVIDANLCMKGEDLDSQVGVIDFSMYLKDGGHSSKSAEGDGQITAILDQKNYVEELNRHLSASVNNLQAKVDALEKSNTKLTEELAVANNRIITLQEDVERVKEESSYQMESNRKALRSDSVAADGPALGETRKQLKEETLLRLDVEKELEVQIGMKQEMELSMKMLEKDVCEKQDALVELRQQLDDLRVMNQQLSHKSQSADASSKQKTDAMARLEDKISQMSGTVKQMESRYKQAEREKEAALEANRLFKREFGDKIESLEVELEQLRKHRSNLEVELRREREHHLATTQTEDLPQPHSGSAAMMKDGQVTPEEKSSPNSSLSLCPSDDEEDDSFVDISGASVCSMCEQEDSLLRTKRQCKNCSGVFCEGCVSNELPLPSSILPEVVCTACYTLLLQQYASTSPA; from the exons ATGGCCGACAGGGATTTACCCACGGCGGGGCTTCCCTCGCGGTCCCCCTCCTCCTATGGGGACCGCGGTTCTTCGGATGCGAACGGACACCGCCACCGCGACGACAGCCCGGACGAGACCCTCTCGCCCACCTCGGTGATTTACTTCAAGGAGGCGTTGAGCTCAGTCAACGTGAGGTTCGGGAAGGCTGGCGGCTCCTCCACGTCCCCCACTCCGTCGCCGCACAAGTATGACTTCCACATCGAGAGGGTCGACTCGAAGCGGAAAA ATCCCAAGGACCCCATCACCATCGAGAGGCTCAACCTGATGAACATGGCCAAGCTGAGCATCAAAGGTCTGATCGAGTCGGCGCTTAACCTGGGACGCACGCTGGACTCGGACTACGCCCCCCTGCAGCAGTTTTTCGTGGTCATGGAGCACTGCCTCAAGCACGGCTTGAAAA CCAAAAAGACCTTCCTGGGCCAGAACAAGTCGTTCTGGGGGGCCTTAGAGCTGGTGGAGAAGCTGACGCCCGAGGCCGGCGAGATAACTGCCAGCGTCAAAGACCTGCCTGGCCTCAA GACGCCTTTGGGAAGAGGCCGCGCTTGGTTACGACTCGCGTTGATGCAGAAGAAGCTGTCCGACTACATGAAGACCATAATCAACAGGAAGGACCTACTCAG tGAATTCTACGAGCCCAACGCTCTGAtgatggaggaggagggagcCGTCATCGCCGGACTGCTCGTTGGGCTCAATGTCATCGACGCCAACCTGTGCATGAAAGGAGAAGACCTGGACTCGCAG GTTGGTGTGATAGATTTCTCAATGTACCTAAAAGATGGCGGCCACAGTAGCAAAAGTGCAGAAGG TGACGGTCAGATCACCGCCATACTCGATCAGAAGAATTATGTGGAGGAGCTCAACAGACATTTGAG cgCCTCAGTAAATAACCTCCAGGCCAAAGTGGACGCGCTGGAGAAGTCCAACACAAAGCTCACAGAAGAG CTGGCAGTGGCCAACAACAGGATCATCACGCTACAGGAAGACGTGGAGCGGGTGAAAGAGGAAAGCTCGTATCAGATGGAGTCCAACAGGAAG GCTTTGAGAAGTGACTCAGTGGCAGCAGACGGGCCAGCGCTAGGTGAAACACGCAAGCAGCTCAAGGAGGAGACACTCCTTCGACTG GACGTGGAGAAGGAGCTGGAGGTGCAGATCGGCATGAAGCAGGAGATGGAGCTGTCCATGAAGATGCTGGAGAAGGACGTGTGCGAGAAGCAGGACGCGCTGGTCGAACTCCGACAGCAACTGGACGACCTGCGTGTCATGAACCAGCAGCTCAGCCACAAGTCGCAG AGCGCCGACGCCAGCTCTAAGCAGAAGACCGACGCCATGGCTCGTCTGGAGGACAAAATTAGCCAGATGTCAGGCACCGTCAAACAGATGGAGAGCAG atataagcAGGCTGAGCGGGAAAAGGAGGCAGCACTGGAGGCCAACCGCCTCTTCAAGCGTGAGTTTGGGGACAAGATCGAGAGTCTGGAGGTGGAGCTGGAGCAGCTCCGGAAACACAG GTCCAACCTGGAGGTGGAGCTTAGGAGGGAGCGAGAGCACCACCTAGCCACCACACAGACCGAGGACCTCCCTCAA CCTCACTCAGGATCTGCAGCAATGATGAAGGATGGCCAAGTGACACCAGAGGAAAAAAGCAGCCCAAACTCCAGCTT GTCCCTCTGCCCATCTGATGATGAAGAG GATGATTCTTTTGTGGACATTAGTGGAGCTTCCGTGTGCAGCATGTGCGAGCAGGAAGACTCCCTCCTCAGAACAAAG agACAGTGCAAGAACTGCAGCGGCGTGTTCTGCGAGGGCTGCGTGTCCAATGAGCTGCCGCTACCGTCATCCATCTTGCCCGAGGTGGTGTGCACCGCCTGCTACACACTCTTACTTCAGCAGTACGCTTCCACATCGCCAGCATAA
- the rufy3 gene encoding protein RUFY3 isoform X4 — translation MADRDLPTAGLPSRSPSSYGDRGSSDANGHRHRDDSPDETLSPTSVIYFKEALSSVNVRFGKAGGSSTSPTPSPHKYDFHIERVDSKRKREQAHRLIFAESSPSPPPAAVMSDLTPQSETPTPTTDKITQAARETIYLCNFRVSVDGEWLCLRELNDISLTPDPEPAHEDPKDPITIERLNLMNMAKLSIKGLIESALNLGRTLDSDYAPLQQFFVVMEHCLKHGLKTKKTFLGQNKSFWGALELVEKLTPEAGEITASVKDLPGLKTPLGRGRAWLRLALMQKKLSDYMKTIINRKDLLSEFYEPNALMMEEEGAVIAGLLVGLNVIDANLCMKGEDLDSQVGVIDFSMYLKDGGHSSKSAEGDGQITAILDQKNYVEELNRHLSASVNNLQAKVDALEKSNTKLTEELAVANNRIITLQEDVERVKEESSYQMESNRKALRSDSVAADGPALGETRKQLKEETLLRLDVEKELEVQIGMKQEMELSMKMLEKDVCEKQDALVELRQQLDDLRVMNQQLSHKSQSADASSKQKTDAMARLEDKISQMSGTVKQMESSEKHLVKQARNLNTAAGKLLQLQQ, via the exons ATGGCCGACAGGGATTTACCCACGGCGGGGCTTCCCTCGCGGTCCCCCTCCTCCTATGGGGACCGCGGTTCTTCGGATGCGAACGGACACCGCCACCGCGACGACAGCCCGGACGAGACCCTCTCGCCCACCTCGGTGATTTACTTCAAGGAGGCGTTGAGCTCAGTCAACGTGAGGTTCGGGAAGGCTGGCGGCTCCTCCACGTCCCCCACTCCGTCGCCGCACAAGTATGACTTCCACATCGAGAGGGTCGACTCGAAGCGGAAAA GGGAGCAAGCACACCGCCTGATTTTTGCCGAGtcatcaccatcaccaccaccggCTGCCGTCATGTCGGATCTGACGCCCCAGAGCGAGACGCCGACGCCCACCACCGACAAGATCACACAGGCCGCCCGGGAGACCATCTATCTGTGCAACTTCCGCGTGTCGGTGGACGGCGAGTGGCTGTGCTTACGAGAGCTCAACGACATCTCCCTCACGCCGGACCCCGAGCCGGCCCATGAAG ATCCCAAGGACCCCATCACCATCGAGAGGCTCAACCTGATGAACATGGCCAAGCTGAGCATCAAAGGTCTGATCGAGTCGGCGCTTAACCTGGGACGCACGCTGGACTCGGACTACGCCCCCCTGCAGCAGTTTTTCGTGGTCATGGAGCACTGCCTCAAGCACGGCTTGAAAA CCAAAAAGACCTTCCTGGGCCAGAACAAGTCGTTCTGGGGGGCCTTAGAGCTGGTGGAGAAGCTGACGCCCGAGGCCGGCGAGATAACTGCCAGCGTCAAAGACCTGCCTGGCCTCAA GACGCCTTTGGGAAGAGGCCGCGCTTGGTTACGACTCGCGTTGATGCAGAAGAAGCTGTCCGACTACATGAAGACCATAATCAACAGGAAGGACCTACTCAG tGAATTCTACGAGCCCAACGCTCTGAtgatggaggaggagggagcCGTCATCGCCGGACTGCTCGTTGGGCTCAATGTCATCGACGCCAACCTGTGCATGAAAGGAGAAGACCTGGACTCGCAG GTTGGTGTGATAGATTTCTCAATGTACCTAAAAGATGGCGGCCACAGTAGCAAAAGTGCAGAAGG TGACGGTCAGATCACCGCCATACTCGATCAGAAGAATTATGTGGAGGAGCTCAACAGACATTTGAG cgCCTCAGTAAATAACCTCCAGGCCAAAGTGGACGCGCTGGAGAAGTCCAACACAAAGCTCACAGAAGAG CTGGCAGTGGCCAACAACAGGATCATCACGCTACAGGAAGACGTGGAGCGGGTGAAAGAGGAAAGCTCGTATCAGATGGAGTCCAACAGGAAG GCTTTGAGAAGTGACTCAGTGGCAGCAGACGGGCCAGCGCTAGGTGAAACACGCAAGCAGCTCAAGGAGGAGACACTCCTTCGACTG GACGTGGAGAAGGAGCTGGAGGTGCAGATCGGCATGAAGCAGGAGATGGAGCTGTCCATGAAGATGCTGGAGAAGGACGTGTGCGAGAAGCAGGACGCGCTGGTCGAACTCCGACAGCAACTGGACGACCTGCGTGTCATGAACCAGCAGCTCAGCCACAAGTCGCAG AGCGCCGACGCCAGCTCTAAGCAGAAGACCGACGCCATGGCTCGTCTGGAGGACAAAATTAGCCAGATGTCAGGCACCGTCAAACAGATGGAGAGCAG TGAGAAACATTTGGTGAAGCAGGCCCGGAACCTCAACACGGCGGCGGGGAAGCTCCTCCAGCTGCAGCAGTAG